The stretch of DNA GGTTTTGGGTCGAATTTCTGAATTTCAGTCCCCATTGCACCATCAAACAGCAAAATGTCATTTTTTATCGCATCCAAGAATGGACGTTTTTGCGCCATGGAGTGGTTCTGGTTATTTTCCTTTTAATTCTTTGAGCTGCGACAAGACCTTCAGTGCGGCCTTTGAGTCATTAGGCGATGTAATGAGGATGTCGCGCGCAGACTTGTGAATTTCCCTGATGAAATCGAGCACAATTTCCTCATATTGCGCAAAGTCGATTCCAACCATCTTTGCAGAGTTGGCGTTTTTCACAGACGGGATCATCACACATGGTATAATCTTGAATCCATGGGGCTTTAGCTCATCCACAATTCGGTGAACCTGCGCAGGATCCTGTATTACCTGCGTGACAAACCCTGTGGGCTCAGCATCGATTTTTTTCTGAATTTTATCAAAATTGGGATACGCAGATATGGACAAAAAAAAGTCCAAGTTCTTGCCAAACCCCTGCTTTGTAAAATGCTTTACAACCTGGCTTGGTATCAGCTTAGAGTCCTTGGGTCCGGCAGGCGGCTCGTCGCCCTTTAATATCAACAAGCCGTCCAACCCTAGCAGGACGGCATCATACACCGACTGGGTCAGGGCAGTAATGTTTCGATCCCGCACACGCAGACTGGCAGTAATGTCAAGCCTTACACCATTATTTCGAATTATGGCACCCGTGGTAATCGGCGAAATTCTTGGAACGCCCAGTACTGAGTCAGTCAGGTGTATCCCATTGCAATATTTAGAAGCAGAAATGATTCTTTTCTCGACTTTACCCAACAATCCCTTGACCTGCTTGTGGGACAGTACACCGTCCTGGATAACTCTAGGTGGATTTATCTCGTATCGAATGGTCAATTTCAAAAATTATCTAATTTTCTTGATTAATAACCTTTGAAGGAATAAATCGTCGAACCGTCACTAGTACATCATGAACGGCCAAACCTTACGCCAAATTCTCAGCTCTGATATTATCCCACATCTGGATGATCACACCACAAAGCACGCAGCCGTTCTTATTGTGATTTATGGAGAGGACCACAAAATAATCATGACTCAAAAACCACTCAGCATGCAACAGCATGCAGGCGAGATTTCATTTCCCGGCGGAAAAATTGACGCAAGCGACGAAAACCTCCTGGAGACAGCAATTCGCGAAACACTAGAAGAAATCGGCCTAGCTGTACCGAGGCAAAATGTCATTGGGCAGCTCAAGCCAGTGCAGACAAGAAATTCAGGATTCACAATTATACCATTTGTCGCAATGCTGGACCAAATAACGCAGCTACATCCAAACTCCGAAGTCGACGAGATACTGCACTTTCCAATCATACCGTTACTGCAAACACTACGGGACGATGACGATCCAGGCCACAGGTCCCTCTTTGAGGCGTACAAGCTCACATACGATAACAAGATGATTTGGGGCGCATCTGCTAGAATGCTAAAACAAATCGCAGACATTTTCCACTCTAACCAGATTTTGTAAAATTACACGCAAAAACTCAGATTCATTTAAAAATAGGGTAAAATGCCTCAATTTTCATGGCGACAAGAAAGCACTCTGGACGCAAGATCAGGCTTCAAAAGAAAATGAAGCAAAATTCTGCAGTGCCGGCGTGGATTATTCTCAAGACCAAAAGACAGGTCCGCTCCAATCCAAAGCGCAGAGCTTGGAGAGCAACAGACGTGGAGGTAGGATAACTTGTCCCAAGAAGCAGAGCGAGTCTATACGATTAATCTGGGCAAAGTCTGGCTTTCGCCAAACAACCAGAGAGCCAAGCGCGCAATCAACATGATTCGCGAGTTTACCGAACACCACATGAAGACAGGCCAGATCAAAATCGACCAGGATTTGTCCCATGCAATCTGGGAGAGAGGAATTCGCAGCCCGCCAAGAAAGATCCGAGTAAGGATGGCAAAGACCGACGACGGCTATGTGATGGTCTCGCCATACGAGGAAGAGGAAAAACCAAAGGCAAAGAAAGAGGAGCCAAAGGTAGAAGCCAAAGAAGAAAAGACTGAGGAAAAGCCAACAAAAGAGGAAAAGAAGGCAGTAGAAAAGCCGGCAAAAAAAGAAGAGAAAAAGGCAGAAAAGAAAGCCGAAGAAAAACCAAAAGAGAAAAAGGCAGAACCCAAAAAGCCATCCAAAAAGAAAGCAAAAAAGTCAGCAAAGAAATCTAAATAATTTTTAGAATAATTTTATTCATCAGTGTCTCAACAACATTGGCCAAATTTGAAATGCCATAAAACTTAGATTATCTAGCAGGCTTGATGTTTGGCGCTGAGCAAAAAATCAAACAATTTGCATTTCATGGATTAAATCCTTGAACTGCATTTACCTGACCAATTATGGTATGATTTTGTGCGTAATGCCAAAAAACCTGACCAGTTTACAATTTTGAAGATTTTTGCCTTTTATGTGATTTGTATTTGTAAAATAAGCTCTAAAATATTATCGCAGAAATTTTATTCTAATTGGTATAGTTCAATTCCAGTTTTTATTGACGATTCCGGAACATCCCAGTCTAGAGTGTTCTCCTTTGGAATCATTCCGAGTGGATCATAGGAATCAAACTTCATTGTGCCTTCAACGGAGCTTACCATTACGACTTGGGAGTTTTCGCCTTGTGTTGTTGCCAGTGATACGCCAGTATTGTTCTCATTGAATATGCCAGATATTGTGTTTACTGCGGCATTTATTTTACCAACAGAAACATTGTCAGAGCCAAACACGTACAGCATTGTCTTTTTGACAGAGCTTGGCGGGGCGTCCTCGTACAGCATTTGCACTGATTCACGCAGTGATGCCTCTATGTCTTTTTCATTTTTGCTAGTAGACAAAATGTTTAGATCGTCCGAGATGCTAGATGACGCCAATGCATTTACGACATACATTACTGCGTGGTTTGTTATGTCATAGCATTTTGATACTGTCAAGTCCGGATTTGCCTCTAGCAGCGCATCGTTATCAATTACAACAGTGGAGTCCGAGCTAGCACGCAGTCTTTTTAGCGAAACGCCAGACAAAAACAATTTCTCTTTTTCAAATCTAAATGGCATTATTCCAAATGACAAGACTCGCTTTTTCTCCTCTTTGGCTATTGTTGCAACCAATGGAGACACGGCACAGCCTGACTTGCCTGCTAGGTTTGCAAAAATTACTATAGTGTTATAGTTTGCAAACTTGTCGCGAATCCTGTACATTGACTTTTGAGCCTCTGCCCTAATCAGGTATGCGGATGGGTTGACATAGGATTCTGCGTGAATTTTGATGTCATGATGGGAGCTCAGATCATTGCTGTCATGGCTGATTGCAAAGACGTCTGCT from Candidatus Nitrosotenuis aquarius encodes:
- a CDS encoding methylenetetrahydrofolate reductase, whose translation is MTIRYEINPPRVIQDGVLSHKQVKGLLGKVEKRIISASKYCNGIHLTDSVLGVPRISPITTGAIIRNNGVRLDITASLRVRDRNITALTQSVYDAVLLGLDGLLILKGDEPPAGPKDSKLIPSQVVKHFTKQGFGKNLDFFLSISAYPNFDKIQKKIDAEPTGFVTQVIQDPAQVHRIVDELKPHGFKIIPCVMIPSVKNANSAKMVGIDFAQYEEIVLDFIREIHKSARDILITSPNDSKAALKVLSQLKELKGK
- a CDS encoding NUDIX hydrolase, with protein sequence MNGQTLRQILSSDIIPHLDDHTTKHAAVLIVIYGEDHKIIMTQKPLSMQQHAGEISFPGGKIDASDENLLETAIRETLEEIGLAVPRQNVIGQLKPVQTRNSGFTIIPFVAMLDQITQLHPNSEVDEILHFPIIPLLQTLRDDDDPGHRSLFEAYKLTYDNKMIWGASARMLKQIADIFHSNQIL
- a CDS encoding 50S ribosomal protein L39e, with protein sequence MATRKHSGRKIRLQKKMKQNSAVPAWIILKTKRQVRSNPKRRAWRATDVEVG
- a CDS encoding 50S ribosomal protein L31e, with the protein product MSQEAERVYTINLGKVWLSPNNQRAKRAINMIREFTEHHMKTGQIKIDQDLSHAIWERGIRSPPRKIRVRMAKTDDGYVMVSPYEEEEKPKAKKEEPKVEAKEEKTEEKPTKEEKKAVEKPAKKEEKKAEKKAEEKPKEKKAEPKKPSKKKAKKSAKKSK